The Drosophila teissieri strain GT53w chromosome X, Prin_Dtei_1.1, whole genome shotgun sequence genome has a segment encoding these proteins:
- the LOC122623648 gene encoding chondroitin sulfate synthase 1 — MLQHTMTKRKTLIIGFFGIALGLCIGTMLKNYLALEIVKRCSLRPTNLKTPAEIIGLREEDTIQNSQRNLVFVGVMTAKSFLEGRARAVYDTWGKEVPGRMAFFSSEGSYSEDLPVVALKNVDDRYPPQKKSFMMLYYMYEHYIDRFEWFIRADDDVYMEPDKLERFLRSIDSSKPQFIGQAGKGNSEEFGLLSLEFDENFCMGGPGVILSSETLRRVAPHIPSCLKNLYSTHEDVEVGRCVQKFAGIPCTWNYEMQYILRHNSSGRNAYTGKLKRKEIHNAITLHPIKQAPLMYRLHSYVQGLKAEEMRQESLLLHRDIKRMAKYLEVPDESTYMMPSVSPESDSTKRHFQDHNILGISPELNKFVPGSTDDLLDWSFIARSLYSASSANPKQKIDSALREGLEDAITEVMENINNYSRQRGRVIEFRELLYGYHRLDALHGQDMILDLLLIYKKYRGKKMTVPVRRHLYVQRAFTGIFVKEVDEDFYNVTLQQSLLGSLFQNSMARLSSHFTMPSGLLSPTQDKIVFVLPIAGRLATFERFLRTYERVCVRGEQHCDLLVVIFGSPDELGDHLQLLHDLHARHVYQQVNWIQRSSAFSRGVALDVAARSSYIRQEDIILFIDVDMVFEVETLQRVRMHTQRGKQVYLPIVFSQYDPQRRSGGAGESEDEGETPRIDDERGYFRQFGFGICAIYKSDILDEDINGFDKDITGWGLEDVKFLEKIVRVGTRQRGFLANTAELAMDYNEAAEQWRRLSVFRAPDPTLVHIYHDISCDVQLDAPQYNMCLGTKANSLGSTRLMEQLFHSSPENVHFAADFNRQKQQQQQQQQAR, encoded by the exons ATGCTGCAGCACACGATGACGAAGCGGAAGACTTTGATCATTGGGTTCTTTGGCATTGCGCTGGGACTCTGCATCGGCACCATGCTGAAGAACTACCTGGCACTGGAGATCGTGAAGCGGTGCAGCCTGCGGCCGACGAATCTCAAGACGCCGGCGGAGATCATTGGGCTGCGGGAGGAGGACACCATCCAGAACTCGCAACGGAATCTGGTCTTCGTGGGCGTGATGACGGCGAAGAGCTTTCTGGAGGGCAGGGCGCGTGCGGTGTACGATACGTGGGGCAAGGAGGTGCCCGGCCGGATGGCCTTCTTCAGCTCGGAGGGCAGCTACTCGGAGGACCTGCCCGTGGTGGCGCTGAAGAACGTGGACGATCGCTATCCGCCGCAGAAGAAGTCCTTCATGATGCTGTACTACATGTACGAGCACTACATCGACCGCTTCGAGTGGTTCATCCGGGCGGACGACGATGTCTACATGGAGCCGGACAAGCTGGAACGCTTCCTGCGCTCCATCGACAGCTCCAAGCCGCAGTTCATCGGCCAGGCGGGCAAGGGCAACAGCGAGGAGTTCGGCCTGCTCTCCCTGGAGTTCGACGAGAACTTCTGCATGGGCGGACCTGGGGTAATCCTCAGCAGCGAGACGCTGCGCCGCGTGGCGCCCCACATCCCCAGCTGCCTGAAGAACCTCTACAGCACCCACGAGGACGTCGAGGTGGGGCGGTGTGTCCAGAAGTTCGCCGGCATACCCTGCACATGGAACTACGAG ATGCAGTACATCTTGCGGCACAACTCCAGTGGCCGGAATGCGTACACGGGAAAACTGAAGCGAAAGGAGATCCACAACGCCATCACCCTGCATCCCATCAAACAGGCGCCGCTCATGTACCGCCTGCACTCCTATGTCCAG GGTCTGAAAGCGGAGGAGATGCGGCAGGAGTCGCTGCTCCTGCACCGGGACATCAAGCGGATGGCCAAGTACCTGGAGGTTCCGGACGAGAGCACCTACATGATGCCCAGTGTCTCCCCCGAAAGCGACTCCACCAAGAGGCACTTCCAGGATCACAACATATTAG GAATCAGTCCGGAACTGAATAAATTCGTGCCCGGAAGCACCGACGACCTACTGGACTGGTCCTTCATCGCCCGCAGCCTGTACTCGGCCAGTTCCGCCAATCCCAAGCAGAAGATCGACTCGGCGCTGCGGGAGGGACTGGAGGATGCCATCACCGAGGTGATGGAGAACATCAACAACTACTCCAGGCAGCGGGGTCGCGTCATCGAGTTCCGGGAACTGCTCTACGGATACCATCGGCTGGACGCGCTCCACGGCCAGGACATGATCCTCGACCTGCTGCTCATCTACAAAAAGTACCGGGGCAAGAAGATGACCGTTCCGGTGCGAAGGCATCTCTATGTCCAGCGCGCCTTTACGGGCATCTTTGTCAAGGAGGTGGACGAGGACTTCTACAATGTCACCCTGCAGCAAA GTCTCCTGGGCAGCCTGTTCCAAAACAGCATGGCCCGCCTGAGCAGCCACTTCACGATGCCCAGCGGACTGCTGTCGCCGACGCAGGACAAGATCGTGTTCGTCCTGCCCATCGCGGGTCGCCTGGCCACCTTCGAGCGCTTCCTGCGCACCTACGAGCGCGTATGCGTGCGCGGCGAACAGCACTGCGACCTGCTGGTGGTGATCTTCGGGTCGCCGGACGAGCTCGGCGAtcacctgcagctgctgcacgaTCTGCACGCCCGGCATGTGTACCAGCAGGTGAACTGGATCCAGAGAAGTAGCGCCTTCTCACGCGGCGTTGCGCTGGACGTGGCCGCCAGATCATCGTACATTCGACAGGAGGACATCATACTGTTCATCGACGTGGACATGGTCTTCGAGGTGGAGACGCTGCAGCGCGTGAGGATGCACACGCAGCGGGGCAAGCAGGTTTACCTGCCCATCGTCTTCAGTCAGTACGATCCGCAGAGAAGGAGCGGCGGTGCAGGCGAATCCGAGGACGAGGGGGAAACGCCCAGGATCGACGACGAGCGGGGCTACTTCCGGCAATTTGGATTCGGCATCTGTGCCATCTACAAGTCGGACATACTCGATGAGGATATCAATGGATTCGACAAGGACATCACCGGCTGGGGCCTGGAGGACGTCAAGTTCCTGGAGAAGATTGTGCGCGTGGGCACCAGGCAACGCGGCTTCCTGGCCAACACCGCCGAACTGGCCATGGACTACAACGAGGCCGCTGAACAGTGGCGCCGACTGAGTGTGTTTCGTGCACCGGATCCCACGCTAGTCCACATCTACCATGACATCAGCTGCGACGTGCAGCTGGACGCGCCGCAGTACAACATGTGCCTGGGCACCAAGGCCAACTCCCTGGGCAGCACGCGTCTGATGGAGCAACTCTTCCACAGCAGTCCCGAAAATGTCCACTTTGCCGCCGACTTCAATcgccaaaagcaacagcagcagcagcaacagcaggccaGGTGA
- the LOC122623650 gene encoding alkaline phosphatase, tissue-nonspecific isozyme: MSLPFMFLLLALIPILAQSVALVEQVQPAEELLASHWLSQAQAQLCERVARTRDSIADVRQARNVVMLLGDGLSITTLTAARILKGQRRGGRGEEAQLAVERFPFAGLSKTYCVDEQTPDSACTATAYFGGVKTHSGTVGQSGSGERVDSVLQWAQRAGKATGVVTTTRLTDASPAGAYAHVSRRGEELEIARQLMEEEPGRNLNVILGGGLGKFADERRDGKDLLAQWRESNPSGCFSRSLKELRNCSDPSGNLLGLFSDSHMSYHLAASKEQPRLSEMAAVAIEKLEQKSRENGNGYFVFIEGGRIDHGHHETRVGYALDEMLEFDAAVETVLQMTDPRDTLVVVTADHSHTLSMAGYAKRGTPILGMDAQQRDVNGVPYSTLNYAIGKWQSLDKDGRRESPSKTLSPTSFTPSYIHGRKGVHSGEDVAVFAMGPQSHLFGGVMEQNLLPHLMGYAACMGSGVTLCNQDKDFA; this comes from the exons ATGTCGCTCCCATTCATGTTCCTGCTGCTCGCGCTCATCCCCATCCTGGCGCAATCTGTTGCCTTGGTGGAGCAAGTGCAGCCggcggaggagctgctggcgtCCCATTGGCTGAGCCAGGCGCAGGCTCAGTTGTGCGAACGTGTGGCCAGGACCAGGGACTCCATCGCCGATGTGCGGCAGGCGAGGAATGTGGTGATGCTCCTGGGCGATGGACTGTCCATCACCACGCTAACGGCCGCCCGCATCCTGAAGGGACAACGGCGCGGAGGACGCGGGGAGGAGGCACAGCTGGCCGTGGAGCGATTCCCCTTCGCCGGACTGAGTAAGACGTACTGCGTCGACGAGCAGACACCGGACTCCGCCTGCACGGCCACCGCCTATTTTGGCGGTGTGAAGACGCACAGCGGCACAGTGGGTCAGAGCGGCAGTGGTGAGCGGGTGGACTCCGTGCTCCAGTGGGCACAGCGCGCGGGCAAGGCCACGGGAGTGGTGACCACCACCCGGCTGACGGACGCCAGTCCGGCGGGTGCCTATGCCCATGTGAGCAGGCGCGGAGAGGAGCTGGAGATTGCCCGACAGCTGATGGAGGAGGAGCCGGGACGGAATCTGAACGTCATCCTGGGCGGTGGTCTGGGAAAATTCGCCGACGAGCGCCGGGATGGCAAGGATCTGCTGGCACAGTGGCGCGAATCCAATCCCAGTGGCTGCTTCTCGCGATCCCTGAAAGAGCTGCGGAACTGCAGCGATCCCAGTGGTAACCTTCTGGGTCTCTTCAGTGACAGCCACATGTCCTATCACCTGGCCGCCAGCAAGGAGCAGCCGCGACTCTCCGAAATGGCAGCGGTGGCCATTGAAAAACTGGAGCAGAAGTCCCGCGAGAATGGGAATGGTTACTTCGTGTTCATTGAGGGTGGGCGGATCGATCATGGACACCATGAGACCCGGGTGGGTTACGCCCTCGATGAGATGCTCGAGTTCGATGCGGCTGTGGAGACGGTGCTCCAGATGACAGATCCGCGGGATACCCTGGTGGTGGTCACCGCGGACCACTCGCACACGCTCAGCATGGCGGGTTACGCGAAGCGGGGCACACCCATCCTGGGCATGGATGCACAGCAGCGGGATGTGAACGGTGTGCCGTACAGCACCCTCAACTACGCCATCGGCAAGTGGCAGAGCCTGGACAAGGACGGTCGGCGGGAGAGTCCGAGCAAGACACTCAGTCCCA CATCCTTCACACCCAGCTATATCCATGGAAGGAAGGGCGTGCACTCTGGCGAGGATGTGGCCGTGTTCGCGATGGGTCCGCAGTCGCATCTGTTCGGCGGCGTCATGGAGCAGAATCTGCTGCCCCATCTCATGGGCTATGCCGCCTGCATGGGCAGTGGAGTCACCCTGTGCAACCAGGACAAGGACTTTGCCTGA
- the LOC122623651 gene encoding uncharacterized protein LOC122623651, protein MMDCNPMLQFTQQLVEFLTNPEKLEESGDDAAAPLPFKKCGELIRYHSEDLAKQGDFSLAAISRYWGKYVKDQGLKLRHDADQLLPGEKERLELIEQSRQWRFPLVEITVPHKERYCLRFERRPLIAHVLNSVLTLGEEYGRPAKNKHSLTMSLQLQADAGATDGGQDLRHYRLQQLYKILLRLVDYSSWRLVEPNDRQEDTLCVNVELEKCCKRQQPSGHVCLVSGPVLEPVKKTATGLTVDEYLELRCTHMRLMAMHRSGIRPTGMSSLDALMKRLGAAAVIVDLFEVRHTSAVSVVRNGLGICKGAAYILYNSARLETLLRTFGNQVKAGVYAKLPPLEEIDLSVLEDDIEWQLLYGYLFTFPELMESLMDQLAKGHCGVHLLLCYIENLAGVFSRFYRLKKILVQKRDQLMPTLYARIYLIMAVRQVLNKALAVLGIEPVDYV, encoded by the exons ATGATGGATTGTAATCCGATGTTGCAGTTTACCCAGCAGCTCGTCGAGTTTTTGACCAATCCAGAGAAGCTGGAGGAGTCTGGCGACGATGCAGCGGCTCCGTTGCCCTTCAAGAAATGCGGCGAGTTGATCCGTTACCACAGCGAGGATCTGGCCAAGCAAGGTGACTTCAGTTTGGCGGCCATCTCGCGTTACTGGGGGAAATATGTGAAAGATCAGGGTCTTAAGCTGCGCCACGATGCCGACCAACTGCTCCCCGGCGAGAAGGAGCGCCTGGAGTTGATCGAGCAGTCCCGCCAGTGGCGCTTTCCGCTCGTCGAAATCACCGTGCCGCACAAGGAACGCTATTGCCTCCGCTTCGAGCGCCGCCCGCTCATCGCCCATGTCCTTAACTCTGTGCTCACGCTGGGAGAAGAGTACGGTCGTCCCGCAAAGAACAAGCATTCGCTCACCATGAGCCTGCAGTTGCAAGCCGATGCCGGAGCTACCGATGGCGGCCAGGATCTGCGCCACTATCGACTGCAGCAGCTCTACAAGATCCTGCTCCGCCTGGTGGACTACTCGTCCTGGCGCCTGGTGGAGCCCAATGACCGGCAGGAGGACACCCTCTGTGTGAACGTCGAGTTGGAAAAATGCTGCAAGCGCCAGCAGCCCAGTGGACATGTGTGCCTCGTAAGCGGTCCTGTTCTGGAGCCGGTGAAAAAGACCGCCACCGGATTGACCGTTGACGAGTACTTGGA ACTGCGCTGCACGCACATGCGTCTAATGGCTATGCACCGCTCTGGAATCCGTCCGACGGGAATGAGCAGCCTTGACGCGCTGATGAAGCGTCTAGGGGCAGCTGCCGTGATCGTGGATCTCTTCGAGGTGCGCCACACCAGCGCCGTGAGTGTGGTGCGCAATGGATTGGGCATTTGCAAGGGGGCTGCGTACATCCTGTACAATTCGGCACGCCTGGAAACACTCTTGCGCACATTTGGCAATCAGGTGAAGGCTGGCGTTTATGCGAAACTGCCACCGCTGGAGGAGATTGATCTCAGTGTTCTAGAGGATGAT ATTGAATGGCAGTTGCTTTATGGATACCTATTCACCTTCCCGGAGCTCATGGAATCCTTGATGGATCAATTGGCCAAGGGTCATTGCGGTGTCCATCTGCTTTTGTGCTATATTGAGAACCTGGCTGGCGTCTTCAGTCGCTTCTACCGTCTAAAGAAGATCCTTGTCCAGAAGCGCGATCAACTGATGCCGACCTTGTACGCCAGAATCTACCTCATCATGGCGGTAAGACAGGTGCTGAATAAGGCTTTGGCAGTCCTGGGCATAGAACCGGTGGACTACGTATAA
- the LOC122623968 gene encoding zinc finger protein 184, with the protein MSKNLEPRVVDLGVACLVCLAEEPEASSIYGHDPESPHMLILDKIRCCTGLQLDSSPAQLQRWPDKICKQCHLELSVSYRFHEKCAAVQKLFHSASSATPTATAATVAASAPLLVDKQQEQLKLDLEQAQVRLPATLKIKRLNVEPCSSSSVSSAITTTTEPSYYEDVKEETEADALSLIPEGAMVLSLNDLQQQDPITQQPEEDSEEQQDEEGQDKMLGLDPWDDETTPEHLYEIETPLMVESVDSPPLPPPPQSTNQLRKRSYRRVSPIVKRERLTLTVDVDDDYKPASATKRRNSERSPKICDVCGNTYKYQHALNAHMRRHNNERPYPCEVCQKAFISNVELRRHMRVHTGQKPYSCRYCERRFSDFGSSKKHERIHTGERPYVCEVCDKGFAYAHVLSVHRRTHTGKKQFQCTQCDKGFTKKSYLSAHMDQHRSSGSGEASGSSSSADASNRHQRNSTRKESARKEQMRKQQQIPEAFSLDSVVLEQTKVLEECIVANDFMFNDEDNAEEEAVDGEELQHDDPYPYVDGYQSVHSVKELVGDLLDTEEFGDESKYMID; encoded by the coding sequence ATGTCCAAAAACCTGGAGCCGCGGGTGGTGGACCTGGGCGTGGCGTGCCTGGTCTGCCTGGCGGAGGAGCCCGAGGCCAGCTCGATCTATGGCCACGACCCGGAGTCTCCTCATATGCTCATTCTGGACAAGATCCGCTGCTGCACCGGCCTGCAGCTGGATAGCAGCCCGGCGCAGCTGCAGCGCTGGCCGGACAAGATCTGCAAGCAGTGCCATCTGGAGTTGTCTGTCTCTTATCGCTTTCACGAGAAGTGCGCCGCCGTCCAGAAGCTATTTCACTCCGCTAGCTCCGCTACCCcgaccgccaccgccgccactgTGGCCGCTTCTGCCCCGCTTCTGGTCGataagcagcaggagcagcttaAGCTTGATCTGGAACAGGCCCAAGTTCGGCTGCCTGCAACACTGAAAATTAAGCGACTAAACGTGGAACCCTGCTCTTCCAGTTCAGTAAGCAGTGCAATAACTACCACCACGGAGCCCTCCTACTACGAGGATGTCAAGGAGGAGACGGAGGCGGACGCGCTTTCCCTGATACCAGAGGGAGCCATGGTTTTATCCTTGAATGACTTGCAACAGCAGGATCCCATTACTCAGCAGCCAGAAGAAGACTCTGAAGAGCAGCAGGATGAGGAGGGGCAGGACAAGATGTTGGGACTGGATCCCTGGGATGACGAAACCACTCCGGAGCACCTGTACGAGATCGAGACGCCGCTCATGGTGGAGTCTGTGGACAGCCCACCGTTACCGCCGCCGCCTCAGTCTACCAACCAGTTGAGAAAGCGCTCCTACCGTCGCGTTTCGCCTATTGTCAAGCGGGAAAGACTGACGTTGACGGTGGACGTGGACGACGATTACAAGCCCGCCTCCGCGACCAAACGCCGCAACTCCGAACGCTCGCCAAAGATCTGCGATGTGTGCGGCAATACGTACAAGTACCAGCACGCGCTAAATGCCCATATGCGGCGCCACAACAACGAGCGGCCGTATCCCTGCGAGGTGTGCCAGAAGGCGTTCATCTCGAACGTTGAGCTGCGTCGCCACATGCGCGTCCATACCGGCCAGAAGCCCTACAGCTGCCGCTACTGCGAGCGTCGTTTCTCGGACtttggcagcagcaagaaGCACGAGAGGATCCACACCGGCGAGCGGCCATATGTGTGCGAGGTGTGCGACAAGGGGTTCGCCTACGCTCACGTTCTGTCTGTCCATCGGCGGACGCACACCGGCAAGAAGCAGTTCCAGTGCACGCAGTGCGACAAGGGGTTCACCAAGAAGAGCTATCTGTCGGCGCATATGGACCAGCACCGCAGTTCGGGCAGCGGCGAGGCATCGGGCTCATCGTCATCCGCTGATGCATCCAATCGCCACCAGCGTAATTCCACCCGGAAAGAGTCAGCGCGCAAGGAGCAGATGcgcaagcaacaacaaatccCCGAGGCCTTCTCGCTGGATTCCGTCGTGCTGGAGCAGACGAAGGTTCTCGAGGAGTGCATCGTGGCGAATGACTTCATGTTCAACGATGAGGACAacgcggaggaggaggccgtTGACggcgaggagctgcagcaTGACGATCCCTACCCGTACGTCGATGGCTACCAAAGCGTTCACTCTGTCAAGGAACTGGTCGGCGACCTGCTGGACACCGAGGAATTTGGTGACGAATCCAAGTACATGATAGACTAG
- the LOC122623969 gene encoding dnaJ homolog subfamily C member 25 homolog translates to MRTHGLLLVLLALLPTMALGLLEGLYCGKDNCYDVLGVTRESSKSEIGKAYRQLARRYHPDLHRGAEAKAAAETQFKLVATAYEILRDEESRTDYDYMLDNPDAYYAHYYRYYRRRVAPKVDVRVVIVVVLTIVSVIQYYSGWQRYDSAIKYFATVPKYRNQALEIARDEIQEKIQKKGKNRMSKNDQRDELERIIRRVIEEKMDVKGGYAKPTLWDVLWVQLIICPYTILSFIAWHAQWFWRYTVMKQPYGREQKLYLIRRHLGMGQHQFEAQEDKLIEEYLHLKLWQRDNFVTWKAEQDEEMKKKLAENPRYKAYRRYMKNHGPGRITFED, encoded by the coding sequence ATGCGGACGCACGGACTACTGCTGGTGCTCTTGGCCCTGCTGCCCACGATGGCCCTAGGCTTGCTGGAGGGCCTGTACTGCGGCAAGGACAACTGTTACGACGTGCTGGGTGTCACCAGAGAGTCGTCCAAGTCGGAGATCGGCAAGGCCTACCGCCAGCTGGCAAGGCGCTATCATCCGGATCTGCATCGGGGGGCAGAGGCCAAGGCGGCAGCGGAAACGCAGTTCAAGCTGGTGGCCACCGCGTACGAGATTCTGCGGGATGAGGAGTCACGCACGGACTACGATTACATGTTGGACAACCCGGATGCATACTATGCGCATTACTATCGCTACTACCGGCGACGCGTGGCGCCCAAGGTGGATGTGCGCGTGGTGATCGTGGTCGTGCTGACCATTGTATCCGTAATCCAGTACTATTCCGGCTGGCAGCGCTACGATTCGGCCATCAAGTACTTCGCCACGGTGCCCAAGTATAGGAACCAGGCCCTGGAAATAGCTCGCGACGAGATCCAGGAGAAGATCCAGAAGAAGGGCAAGAATCGTATGTCCAAGAACGATCAGCGCGATGAGCTGGAACGGATTATCCGGCGGGTGATCGAGGAGAAGATGGACGTAAAGGGCGGCTATGCGAAGCCCACGCTCTGGGATGTGCTGTGGGTGCAGCTGATCATCTGCCCCTACACGATACTCTCGTTCATTGCGTGGCACGCGCAGTGGTTCTGGCGATACACGGTGATGAAGCAGCCGTACGGCCGGGAGCAGAAGCTCTACCTCATCCGCCGGCACCTGGGCATGGGCCAGCATCAGTTCGAGGCGCAGGAGGACAAGCTGATCGAGGAGTACCTGCACCTGAAGCTTTGGCAGCGCGATAATTTCGTCACCTGGAAGGCGGAACAGGACGAGGagatgaagaagaagctgGCGGAGAATCCACGATACAAGGCCTACAGGCGATACATGAAGAACCACGGACCCGGCCGCATCACCTTCGAGGATTAG
- the LOC122623970 gene encoding E3 SUMO-protein ligase NSE2-like, with amino-acid sequence MEFNHHVDTALTTFVDNTKFFREMVDVASDFSDGGEIQKLLEESARLRVEHAENLIRLKSKHQSLNQAMQQVQNSSSTIEQFEDDWKERSEAVEQKRINVKNIAEFKNFKKTVESAAAQLGAEVNGQANGAAQDEDLIIEGIEETGGEIFSLYDPWSKALMKNPVRNKVCGHIYDRDSVMLIIKDNIGILCPVLGCANKKYIQPAHLVEDANVRQKVQQRMAEEIEDGTASEDDDED; translated from the exons atggaatttaatcATCATGTGGATACCGCACTGACCACTTTTGTGGACAACACAAAGTTCTTCAGGGAAATGGTAGATG TCGCGTCCGATTTCAGTGATGGCGGGGAGATCCAGAAGCTGCTGGAGGAGAGCGCGCGTCTGCGCGTGGAGCACGCCGAGAATCTCATCCGTCTGAAGAGCAAGCACCAATCACTTAACCAGGCTATGCAGCAGGTGCAAAACTCGAGCTCCACCATCGAGCAGTTCGAGGACGACTGGAAGGAGCGCTCCGAAGCGGTGGAGCAGAAGCGCATCAATGTCAAGAACATAGCCGAGTTTAAGAACTTCAAGAAAACTGTGGAATCTGCAGCTGCCCAGCTAGGTGCGGAGGTCAATGGCCAAGCGAATGGCGCCGCCCAGGATGAGGACCTTATCATCGAAGGAATCGAAGAGACCGGCGGCGAGATTTTCTCGCTCTACGATCCCTGGTCCAAGGCCCTGATGAAGAACCCCGTGCGAAACAAAGTGTGCGGCCACATCTACGACCGCGATTCGGTGATGCTGATCATCAAGGACAACATTGGCATCCTATGTCCGGTGCTCGGCTGTGCCAACAAGAAATACATCCAGCCAGCGCACCTGGTCGAGGATGCCAATGTCCGGCAAAAGGTACAACAACGAATGGCCGAAGAAATTGAGGATGGCACTGCCTCGgaggatgacgatgaggatTGA
- the LOC122624061 gene encoding CWF19-like protein 2 homolog codes for MSYIQFESGREKDKARQELREARETMLQQAKERAELRGQRERQKELRGEADWMLPAVAKKLEKPAKKSKKKSSKHKSRSKSKSSKKSRKHRSSSSSSSSESSTSSSSSSSEDEKERKRRKKKSKKSRKESASDDEWVEAPPPPAADNVTKKEPTQRDDWMTSEALLLKTFSRERKEPAKPNEKAQQIDAYDPAKSGRELNPYWKSNGTGLPGFQKPQDDDERQAKPLSNSSGQGSSRGWRKPGAKAPSPPRRSRSRSRSATSPSSEEEEAVQQTKSTPSCLTDEQINELAGKAIKAELKGKKELAAELNQQLEAARKERAEFIASGQSLPKANARPAKSKASAEHVLLTKVDKSGNVRPLVQSGDPNEQYGGRRGQKRSSKKVDTHVDGQRVRYFADDDRYDIKQMFEREKHATAAEANLQYADIVSKHKNPNDDLEDIFADKVRKQISAGDAEKREMQSAIREHEKLAATLDNCERCFDSAKLDKQLLVSLGDKIYLSLPWYMGLQSGHCILTTLQHVSCCTQLDEDAWEEMSNFRKALTRMFAARRQDVVFYEIANKLHRRPHLSVHCIPIPASQGEMAPFYFKKAIEESEQEWCINKQLVSLRQKSLRAAIPKGLPYVWVHFGMDSGFAHVIEDEDRFPANFAQEILGGMLELNPNAWRKPRKESNPIGKVKAFAENWKKFDCTQN; via the exons ATGAGCTACATACAATTTGAAAGCGGCAGGGAGAAGGACAAGGCGCGTCAGGAGCTGCGGGAGGCTCGGGAGACGATGCTGCAGCAGGCCAAGGAGCGGGCGGAGCTGCGTGGCCAGCGGGAAAGGCAGAAGGAACTCCGCGGCGAAGCCGACTGGATGCTGCCCGCGGTGGCCAAGAAACTGGAGAAGCCCGCCAAAAAGTCCAAGAAGAAGAGTTCCAAGCACAAGTCTaggtccaagtccaagtcatCGAAGAAGAGCAGGAAgcatcgcagcagcagcagcagcagtagcagcgaGAGTTCCACATCATCTTCCTCCTCGTCCAGTGAGGATGAAAAGGAGCGCAAGCGACGCAAGAAGAAGTCCAAGAAGAGCCGCAAGGAAAGTGCCAGCGACGACGAGTGGGTGGAAGCTCCTCCGCCTCCCGCGGCAGACAATGTTACTAAGAAGGAGCCCACTCAGCGGGACGACTGGATGACCAGCGAGGCTCTCCTTCTAAAGACGTTCTCCAGGGAACGCAAGGAGCCAGCGAAGCCAAACGAGAAAGCCCAACAAATTGATGCCTACGATCCGGCCAAGAGTGGCCGTGAGCTTAATCCCTATTGGAAAAGCAATGGCACGGGTCTGCCCGGCTTCCAGAAGCCACAGGATGACGATGAGCGGCAGGCCAAGCCGCTTTCCAACAGCTCTGGACAAGGGTCCTCGCGCGGTTGGCGAAAACCAGGCGCAAAGGCTCCCAGTCCGCCAAGACGAAGCAGATCTCGCTCCAGAAGTGCCACATCTCCTTCTTCcgaagaggaggaggcggTGCAGCAGACCAAGTCCACACCCTCCTGCCTCACAGACGAACAGATCAATGAGCTGGCCGGCAAGGCCATCAAGGCAGAACtcaaaggaaaaaaagaactGGCGGCAGAACTCAATCAGCAGTTGGAAGCCGCGCGTAAGGAACGAGCAGAGTTTATTGCCTCCGGCCAATCACTACCGAAGGCAAATGCCAGGCCAGCCAAGTCCAAGGCCTCGGCAGAGCATGTGCTGCTCACCAAGGTGGATAAGAGCGGCAACGTGCGTCCGCTGGTGCAGTCCGGTGATCCAAACGAACAGTACGGCGGCAGGAGGGGACAAAAACGCAGCAGCAAGAAGGTGGATACCCACGTGGATGGCCAGCGTGTTAGATACTTCGCCGATGATGACCGCTATGACATTAAGCAAATG TTTGAGCGGGAGAAGCACGCCACGGCCGCAGAAGCCAACCTGCAGTATGCCGACATTGTGTCCAAGCACAAGAATCCCAACGATGACTTGGAGGACATATTTGCTGACAAGGTGCGCAAGCAGATCTCCGCCGGAGATGCCGAGAAGCGGGAGATGCAGAGCGCCATCAGGGAACACGAGAAACTGGCGGCCACTCTGGACAACTGCGAGCGCTGCTTTGACTCCGCCAAGTTGGACAAACAGCTGCTGGTGTCCCTGGGTGATAAGATCTACCTCAGTCTGCCGTGGTACATGGGCCTCCAGAGCGGTCACTGCATTCTGACGACCCTACAGCATGTATCCTGCTGCACGCAACTAGACGAAGATGCCTGGGAGGAGATGAGCAACTTCCGAAAGGCACTCACTCGCATGTTCGCTGCCCGGCGTCAGGATGTCGTCTTCTACGAGATCGCCAACAAGCTGCACCGGCGACCGCATCTCAGCGTGCACTGCATCCCCATTCCCGCCAGCCAAGGTGAGATGGCGCCCTTCTACTTCAAGAAGGCCATCGAGGAGTCGGAGCAGGAGTGGTGCATCAACAAACAGCTGGTCTCGCTGCGCCAGAAGTCCCTGCGTGCGGCCATTCCCAAGGGACTGCCCTACGTGTGGGTTCACTTCGGTATGGACTCGGGCTTCGCGCACGTCATCGAGGACGAGGATCGATTTCCGGCCAACTTTGCCCAG GAAATCCTTGGGGGAATGCTGGAGCTTAATCCGAATGCTTGGCGAAAGCCACGAAAGGAGTCGAATCCCATCGGAAAGGTAAAAGCCTTTGCTGAAAACTGGAAGAAATTTGACTGTACTCAGAATTAA